One window of the Herbiconiux sp. L3-i23 genome contains the following:
- a CDS encoding helix-turn-helix transcriptional regulator, giving the protein MADIFDVIADVTRRELLRILLERYVEGADAPHGGEMSVGELVTSMGLSQPTVSKHLKVLRDSSLVTVRDQGQHRFYRLDYAPLETVEDWLLPFLSADFDPTEDGHADGVMLNARLRRVATRIGAFAGTAGHRVSSVTARLRRDGA; this is encoded by the coding sequence ATGGCGGACATCTTCGACGTCATTGCCGACGTGACGAGGCGCGAACTGCTGCGCATTCTGTTGGAGCGATACGTGGAGGGCGCCGATGCCCCTCACGGCGGAGAGATGAGCGTCGGCGAGCTCGTCACTTCGATGGGGCTCAGCCAACCGACCGTGTCGAAGCACCTCAAGGTGCTGCGCGACAGCTCGCTGGTCACCGTGCGCGACCAGGGTCAGCACCGGTTCTACCGGCTCGACTACGCGCCGCTGGAGACGGTCGAGGATTGGTTGCTGCCGTTCCTCAGCGCCGACTTCGACCCGACGGAGGACGGCCACGCCGACGGTGTCATGTTGAACGCGCGCCTGCGCCGGGTCGCGACGCGCATCGGCGCATTCGCGGGCACCGCCGGGCACCGGGTCTCGTCGGTCACCGCTCGATTGCGTCGCGACGGCGCCTGA
- a CDS encoding AlpA family transcriptional regulator produces MSFADARFLTVAEVADMMRVSRMTVYRLVHSGELPAIRFGRSFRVPESAVQAAIENHVADTA; encoded by the coding sequence ATGTCTTTCGCCGATGCTCGCTTCCTCACCGTCGCCGAGGTGGCGGACATGATGCGCGTCTCGCGCATGACCGTCTACCGCCTCGTGCACTCGGGCGAGCTGCCCGCCATCCGCTTCGGCCGGTCGTTCCGTGTGCCCGAGTCGGCGGTGCAGGCCGCGATCGAGAATCACGTCGCGGACACTGCCTGA
- a CDS encoding 30S ribosomal protein bS22: MGSVIKKRRKRMAKKKHRKLLRKTRHQRRNKK, translated from the coding sequence ATGGGTTCAGTCATCAAGAAGCGCCGCAAGCGCATGGCGAAGAAGAAGCACCGCAAGCTGCTGCGCAAGACGCGTCACCAGCGTCGCAACAAGAAGTAG
- a CDS encoding glutaredoxin family protein — MSATSLSLYGKPGCHLCEVAKEIVDTVVAEFPEGAVDLEEIDILQDPELVEKYGERIPVLLIDAELHAFWRVDSGRLRRALDAAVTVPN, encoded by the coding sequence GTGAGCGCCACTTCCCTGTCGTTGTACGGCAAGCCCGGATGTCACCTGTGCGAGGTCGCGAAGGAGATCGTCGACACGGTGGTCGCGGAGTTCCCGGAAGGCGCGGTCGACCTCGAGGAGATCGACATCCTGCAGGACCCGGAGCTGGTCGAGAAGTACGGCGAACGCATCCCCGTCCTCTTGATCGACGCCGAATTGCACGCGTTCTGGCGCGTCGACTCGGGCCGCCTGCGCAGGGCACTCGACGCCGCCGTCACCGTCCCGAACTGA
- the aspS gene encoding aspartate--tRNA(Asn) ligase encodes MIKHLSGLDDGPVTVAGWVETVRDQKKVQFVILRDESGSVQLVRPRPAEDDAIATSISELTLGSFVKVTGQLKHDERVKLGGIEVKIDEFEVVGKALPENPIADDSSIDKRLDWRFLDLRRPEQNLVFRIQTTFEHALRTWWVEHDFVEIHTPKLMASASESRAELFELGYFEGKAYLSQSPQFFKQMAQPAGFGSVFEIGPAFRADPSFTSRHATEFTSVDAEISWVDSAEDVMQMHEALIVAGFTAVKEKHGDEIKALFDVDVVVPSTPFPRIPLAEAKRIVAERGYTVPRADDDMDPEGERQISAYVKEELGSEFVFLTDYASSIRPFYHHRHDDDPSLTQSYDLIFNGTEISTGAQREHRVDVLIEQAKDKGLEPEELDFYLDFFRYGVPPHGGFGMGLSRVLMLMLHLPSIRETTYLFRGPNRLLP; translated from the coding sequence CTGATCAAGCACCTGTCCGGCCTCGACGACGGCCCCGTAACCGTCGCGGGCTGGGTCGAGACCGTCCGCGATCAGAAGAAGGTGCAGTTCGTCATCCTCCGCGACGAGAGCGGCTCTGTTCAGCTGGTGCGCCCCCGGCCCGCCGAAGATGACGCGATCGCGACGAGCATCTCCGAGCTCACCCTCGGCAGCTTCGTGAAGGTCACCGGCCAGCTGAAGCACGACGAGCGCGTCAAGCTCGGCGGCATCGAGGTCAAGATCGACGAGTTCGAGGTCGTCGGCAAGGCGCTTCCCGAGAACCCGATCGCCGACGACAGCAGCATCGACAAGCGGCTCGACTGGCGTTTCCTCGACCTGCGCCGCCCCGAGCAGAACCTCGTGTTCCGCATCCAGACCACGTTCGAGCACGCGCTGCGCACCTGGTGGGTCGAGCACGACTTCGTCGAGATCCACACCCCGAAGCTGATGGCGAGCGCGAGCGAGTCGCGCGCCGAGCTGTTCGAGCTCGGTTACTTCGAGGGCAAGGCGTACCTCTCGCAGAGCCCGCAGTTCTTCAAGCAGATGGCGCAGCCGGCCGGCTTCGGCTCGGTCTTCGAGATCGGTCCCGCGTTCCGCGCCGACCCGTCCTTCACCTCGCGGCACGCGACCGAGTTCACAAGCGTCGACGCCGAGATCAGCTGGGTCGACAGCGCCGAAGACGTCATGCAGATGCACGAGGCCCTCATCGTCGCGGGCTTCACCGCGGTCAAGGAGAAGCACGGCGACGAGATCAAGGCGCTCTTCGACGTCGACGTCGTCGTCCCCTCCACACCGTTCCCGCGTATCCCGCTCGCCGAGGCGAAGCGCATCGTGGCCGAGCGCGGATACACGGTGCCCCGCGCCGACGACGACATGGACCCCGAGGGCGAGCGCCAGATCTCGGCCTATGTGAAGGAGGAGCTCGGCAGCGAGTTCGTCTTCCTCACCGACTACGCCTCGAGCATCCGGCCGTTCTACCACCACCGCCACGACGACGACCCGTCGCTCACGCAGAGCTACGACCTCATCTTCAACGGCACCGAGATCTCGACGGGCGCTCAGCGCGAGCACCGCGTCGACGTCCTCATCGAGCAGGCGAAGGACAAGGGACTCGAGCCGGAAGAGCTCGACTTCTACCTCGACTTCTTCCGCTACGGAGTGCCCCCGCACGGCGGCTTCGGCATGGGTCTCAGCCGCGTGCTGATGCTGATGCTGCACCTGCCGAGCATCCGCGAGACCACGTACCTGTTCCGCGGCCCGAACCGCCTCCTCCCCTAG
- a CDS encoding histidine phosphatase family protein, translating to MSASAIHLVRHGEVHNPTGVLYGRIEGFGLSELGTRMAGAAATSLADRPITRLVASPLQRTQESAAPWSERFGLDIATDERVIEPWNKFEGTRVRFGPAMFAKPELWQWVRNPLQPSWGEPYVQIADRMLAAISDAYDSVDDGEVVIVSHQLPIWMVHRRLSGDRLYHDPRRRRCSLSSITTLEKRGDRFVETSYSDPAAGLAQGAVDEGAV from the coding sequence GTGTCCGCCAGTGCCATCCATCTCGTGCGTCACGGCGAGGTGCACAACCCGACGGGTGTGCTCTACGGGCGCATCGAGGGGTTCGGCCTCTCCGAACTCGGAACGAGGATGGCCGGCGCCGCGGCAACTTCGCTTGCCGATCGCCCCATCACGCGCCTCGTCGCGTCGCCGCTGCAGCGCACGCAGGAGTCCGCGGCGCCGTGGTCCGAACGTTTCGGTCTCGACATCGCCACCGACGAGCGCGTGATCGAGCCGTGGAACAAGTTCGAGGGCACACGCGTGCGATTCGGGCCCGCGATGTTCGCGAAGCCGGAGCTCTGGCAGTGGGTGCGCAACCCGTTGCAGCCGAGCTGGGGCGAACCGTACGTGCAGATCGCCGACCGCATGCTCGCCGCGATCTCCGACGCCTACGACTCCGTCGATGACGGCGAGGTCGTCATCGTCTCGCACCAGCTGCCGATCTGGATGGTGCACCGGCGGTTGAGCGGCGACCGTCTCTACCACGACCCCCGCCGCCGCCGATGCTCGCTGTCGAGCATCACCACGCTCGAGAAGCGGGGCGACCGATTCGTCGAGACGTCGTACAGCGACCCGGCCGCCGGCCTCGCTCAGGGCGCCGTCGATGAGGGAGCGGTATGA
- a CDS encoding TlpA family protein disulfide reductase, with amino-acid sequence MAIVAATALLLAGCASDPLADQYREGSGKDYIAGDGTVETFGVDSRGEPVEFEGATESGDEFSSTDALGDVLVVNFWYAQCPPCRAEARDLQSIAEDSAADGVQFVGVNTRDEAGTALTFAEEFGVTYPSILDYKDAGVQLAFSARIPPNAVPTTLVLDRGGRVAARILGQVTEPSILETIIRETADETA; translated from the coding sequence TTGGCTATCGTCGCCGCGACCGCACTGCTGCTGGCCGGGTGCGCCAGCGACCCGCTCGCCGATCAGTACCGCGAGGGCAGCGGCAAGGACTACATCGCGGGTGACGGCACGGTCGAGACCTTCGGGGTCGACTCGCGCGGCGAGCCCGTCGAATTCGAGGGCGCCACCGAGAGCGGCGACGAGTTCTCGTCGACCGACGCGCTCGGAGACGTGCTCGTCGTCAACTTCTGGTACGCTCAGTGCCCGCCCTGCCGCGCCGAGGCGAGAGACCTGCAGTCGATCGCCGAGGACTCCGCGGCCGACGGGGTGCAGTTCGTGGGCGTCAACACCCGCGACGAGGCGGGGACCGCGTTGACCTTCGCCGAAGAGTTCGGAGTGACCTACCCGAGCATCCTCGACTACAAGGACGCCGGAGTGCAGCTGGCGTTCAGCGCCCGCATTCCACCGAACGCGGTGCCGACCACTCTCGTGCTCGACCGTGGGGGCCGGGTCGCCGCCCGCATCCTCGGGCAGGTGACCGAGCCG